CCTCTTCAATAATAACAATTTGATCTTTAAATTTACTTTTTAATAATTTTTCTATTTTGTTTTGTGCCTGTTGTTTCGTTATCATCTTATTCATTCCTATTTCTTATATTTACGAATAGCACAGAGCAGAGTAGGCTTAAACTTTTGATAAATATATGTATTTACATTGTTGTGCATTTATTTTTAATTTCTTTCCATAACTGTCTTATATACAAAGTTATTTCCCAACAATCTGACTCTTGATAACCCCAAAAACACCAATAATAGATGGTGTATTCGTGAATAGAAAAATCTTGGTTAATGATAGATTTTAAAATACTCCAATTTTTGTGAAATTCTTCTTGATTTTCAATTTCGTCCAACGCTTGAAGCATCATTTCCATTAAAACAAACTTTTTATCTTCATCTGTCTCTTCTTTATAAGAACTAAAATAATTTTCTATATCTTTTGGGTTAGCAACTTCATACTACGCCCAATCTTGCATACCTTTATGACAGGGATAATTAAACTTAATTGACAATTCTCTAATTGCCTTTTCTGTTCCACATCTAAATTGGGGTTCCATAGTGTTCATTCTTGTAAATTCTCATCAATTATTTGTTTGATATTTTTACGTTCTTTTTTTAAACGTTGTGATTTTTCTTTTTTACCTTCACTTTTATAATAATCATATCCCATTTGATTACAATCATTCAAATACCATTCATATTGTTTTGTCATCATTCCATTCAGATGACAATGTTCATTCCCACAAGTATCTTTTGAGTAAATACCAAAATTCCTATGTTTTATGCGTTTCTTCTTAAGAATTTTTTGTTGATTTTCATAAATTTTTGACATAACCTGCTTTTTTTCAACGTCGGTTAATTTCATTCCCAATGTGGTCAAAGCAAAATAGGTATCAGGGTCTTTCACTTGATAAAACTCAAAAGTTTTTGAAAAGAATTGATTGGCATAATCTCGTATTTCAATTTTATCGGCTAAGTCTAATTTGTCATTTTCACAAATAGAACGATATAAACCAAGTTCATTAAAATCAGTATATTTTTTGCGATTGTCTATATAATAAAAATACTCACTTTTAGTGAAAGTATTAAATTTTTTACCTATTTTCACATTTTACCCCTTAAGTATCCTATATCTTGAATAGTAGCAAATAAAAAATAAAGTTTTGGTGGATAAAAAGTATTAACCTTATAAGCGTTTGAGCCGTTATTTTTTATATTTTAGTGTTTTCTGAAATCAGTATTTCATTTTTTTTGCTTTGTTACAAAACAAATAGATAGCGGTTAGATTTTAATAAAAATGGTACATTTACCTCATAACCGTAACACCACTTAAAATAACTCAGAAGGAGAGTGAAATCCTCGTCGTTTTCTAGGACGAAGATTAAGCTCTCTTTCCACTATATCTAATTCCTCTTGTGCAACTGATTTTAAATCAGTTCCTTTTGGAAAATACTGACGGATTAATCCATTTGTATTTTCATTTAATCCTCTTTGCCAAGGACTATTAGGATCTGCAAAGTAGGTTTTACATTCTAACTCATTTGCTATCTTTTCGTGAGAGAAAAATTCAACACCATTATCAAAAGTTATTGATTTAACTTTTTCTTTATAAGGCAATAAAGTACTAATGCAACGCTTTGCTAAACAACGGGCATTTTTACCTTCTAATTTTACAATTACTGTATAAGCCGTTTTTCTCTCAACTAAAGTTAATATTCCTGTATGATGCCCTTTTCCTTGTATTGTATCTGCTTCCCAATGCTCCAATTCTTCTTTTGTTTCTATTTCTTTAGGTCTATCATGAATAGATACTCTATTGGGTATTTTTCTAATGATTGCTCCTACCGACTTACTTCTTTTACGATATTTTTTATTGCCTCGCCGTAGATATTTATAAACCTCATCTTTACGATGAAAATGCCGTTTTATATATGCATAAATACCTCTGGGGCTAATGCCAAGCTCTTTAATTTTAGAAACTGTATAGCAAATTTGTTCAGGACTAAATCTCTTCTTTAAGTAAAAATAAATAATAGACCAAACTTGAGGTGTGATTGTTATTTTCTTTCGTTTCCTACGATGTCTTTGACGACACATTTTATTCGCACCACGAGGATTATAACCTCTAGTGCCTGTATTACGTTTTACCTCATTAAAAATAGTTGTAGCACTACAGCCAACAACTTTAGCTATTTGTCTATAACTATGTTTATGTTGCAATCCGTAAGAAATCTGGTATATTTGTTCTAAAGTCAGTTGTTTATACATAACACTTATCTCCGTCAAGAAAAGTCAACGTATATTCTAACTGACTTTTCTTTTTAGGGAAGTGTTACGGTTATTCGGTAAATCTGATATTTACAAATTATTTATCTACAAAAAGCCCATCAATCTTTTCTTTTTAGGTTTATTTGGCTTATTAAACTGTACAAATTCTTCCACTTCATCATATTCGCCCGTTTCATTGGCATAATCTAGTACATTTTCCACCAGTTCAAACCAATGGAGTACAGTTGAATTTGTTGTGGCAATCACTCCAAGCAAATCTTCCGTCACAATGTCACGCTCTTTGCCTATTTCAAGAATTTCATCTAAAACTACTTCTGTGGTTTTATCAACAATCCCTTTGATATCCGCACCTGAATAGAAATTTGTTTCTTGGGCTAATTTGCCATAATCAATATCTTTGTGGGGAATATTTTTTAGTAAAAGCTCAAACAGTTTTGATCGAGATGATTCATCGGGAGGTGTCACAAAAAACATCGTATCAAAACGTCCTGTTCGTTTGAAAGCGTTATCCACTTCCCAAGGGGCATTAGTTGCACCGATCACCAAAATACCCTCATTATCGGTATCAAAACCGTCAAGTTCTGCCAGAAAAGTGTTGATTACACTGGCTCGGCTAGCGTGGTTAGATTCACGTTTACCACCTAGTGCATCTAATTCATCAATAAAAATAATAGCTGGTTTGTGTTCTCTGGCTTGTTTAAAAAGGGCTGCAATATTCTTTTCACTATTACCTAGCCACATATCCAGAATTTCATTAATACTAACGTGGAAGAAAGTGGCATTACATTCGCCCGCAATCGCTTTGGCAAAAAAGGTTTTACCACAGCCTGGAGCACCATACATTAAGATCCCACCACCGACTTTTTTGTTATATTTTTGAAAAAGTTCAGGTTTTTTAAAGGGCATAATAATTTTCATATTGGCTTTTTTCTTTAATTCATCAAGCCCTGCAACGTCATCAAAATTTAACTTCAAATCTTTTTGAAAGAGAAAGCTTTTTTCACCTTGAGCTAATACTTCGTCCATTTCTTGCTCTTCTTTAAAGTCATCCTTATTTGCTAAAACTTCATTACTTCTTTGATATTTTTGTTCACTTTTTTTCATAAAAATTCCTTAATTAAATTTTAGTATTATTTGTTTTCTTCATTTTTTGACGATATATCATCATCTCTAAAATCAATCAGATAGACGATAAGTATTGTTAATAATATAGAGAGAGTATAAGCAACCCATTCAAAGGAAATTTCAGCTAATGGCTGATAAAACCCATTGATAATTAAGTTAAAAAAGGCTAAAAATCCGTAAGTAACAATGATATTTATAGTTTCTTTTTTAAGTTGTTTAAAATCAAATCCCATTTGGATAAAAAATAATAAAAAGGGCAGAGCAGTATATAGTGTCCATTTTAAGCTTTGTTGTGGTATATGTAAAAAATAAAATCCGACGATTAGCACTGAAACAATAAAAGGGATTTTTGCTAAAATAAATTCTTTTGGATTAACTTTAGGCTTGTATTCACGGCTATTTTTTAATTGCGTGAGATATTCAGAAATAAGAAGAAAAGTTCCTTTAATAATCATTAAAACCAATTTAGATACATAGGTATGTACACTTAATGCAATGATACTTAATACTGGTTGATGAGTATCATAAAAAACATAAAACCACGCAATAAAAATAAACAAATAAACTATTTTATATAACACCAAGGGCATTAAGCTGATAATTAAAATTAAAACAAGTGATATATTTGCAATCACTGGAACATTAAAATATAAATTAGTTAATAAAATTGCTAATGAGATAAATAAAGAGGAAAAAAAGGCAATAAATTCAAGTTTATTTTTTTTAAGTAATGAATGTAAAGTGTCATCAAAAGGATTGAGTTTTAAGGTTTTTAAATAGGCTTGTTTCTGTTTCCACCACGTTTTTTCTAGTGCAGCTTTAAGTCTTAAAGCATCTATATTATGAGGATCAATACTTAAAATTTTATCTAAAATAGTATTATATTTATCATCATCAAGGTTTAATAAAATTATTGCATAAAGATTTAAAAAATCAGTATCATTACTGTTCTCTTTTAAGGCTTTTAAAATACACTCCTTCGCTTCTAAATACTCTAGCTGGCTATCTAAAATATCTGCTTTCCAATACCAATAATTAGCAAAATTAGGTTCCAGAGCAAGAGCTTTATCAATATATTCAATCGCATAATCATAAAGCTTTTTTTGATTGAAAATTTGAGCATAGTAAAAATAAAAGTCTGAATTATTTGGATATTTTGCTAAGGCTTGTTTGGTAAATTTTTCCGCATTTTTTAGATCATCTAAACAAATATAACATTCTATCAATCGACAGTGTAAAGCATCATTATGTTCATTTTGGTAACCAATATGGTTTAAGCATAATTGAATAGCTTGTCGATATCTTTTCAGATCTTGAAGAGCTTCGATTTTGTCAAAAATATTTTTATCGTTCATTAGGATCCCTAATCATACAATTTTTTATTTACATCAATCCTACTATATCCTTTTTTTTATTATAGTTTCAAGTCCCTTCCATAACAGGGTTTAATTTGATATATACTATATGGCATATCAACGCTATATAATTAAGGATATTTATGTTTATTTTAGATATTGATGGCTGTATTACTGATGGAAAAGGACAACCTATTGATTTAATTTCTTTAAATCAATTAAAACAACAGATACACAAAGCAGAGCAGGGAACAATGTTATGCACTGGACGTTCTGCGCTTTATGTTGAAGCAATCGCACAAATGTTAGATTTGAAAACTTGGTGTATTTGTGAAAATGGGGCTTATATTTACCATACAGAAACGGAAGAGATTATTTATAATCCTAATATAACACCTGAAACAAAACAGCATTTAAAAGAAATTCAAGAAATTTTAACAACACTGCCTGAGTTTGCGAATATCTCTAAAATTGAACTAGGCAAAGAAATATGCATTAGCCTAAATCCGATAGGAGTTAGTATTGAGTATTTGTATAACCTAATTTTAGATAAAGTTGATCTGAAAGGTGTTCATATCGCACATTCAACAACGGCAGTTGATATTACACCTCTGAATGTTAATAAAGGAAATACATTATTATGGTTGTCCAAAGAATTTAATATAAACCTTAAAGATGCTATTTCGGTAGGGGATACGATGGGAGATATTAGTTTTATGGAACTTTGTAAACAAAAAGCTTGCCCTAATAATGCAAGTCAGCAAGTGAAAGATATTGTTGATTTTGTTGCTAAATCTACAAGCACGAAAGGACTTATTGAAATTTATCAATATTATTTATTGAGAAAATAAGAGATAGTTACCGATTACTGAAACTATCGAAGGGTGAAAATATATTAGAAATCAAATATTGATAGTTTTCGCTCCCTGAGCTTGTCGAAGGGTTGCTAATGAAGAATGAGAACACAAGGGCTAATGCTTCGACAGGCTCAGCAACCGCTCTTGTATAAACTTGTAATTTTAATAAAATTATTTCAAAAAAATCGTTAAAAGCTCATTTAAAAACAATTTTCCCTTATGGGTAATTTGCCAGTGGTTAGTTGTGTCTATTATATAGCCTTTTTCAATGGCTTTTCCAATTTCTTGCGTGACGCTGTTGCGATTTAATCCTGTGTATTGCTCAAATTCGATTTTAGGTGTAGCTTCTAGTAAACGAAAACGATTCATAAAATATTCAAATGATCGGTCATCAATTTCTATTTGATTTTCTTGATATAAATACTCACCACGCATATAGCCTTTTGGATGCTTTGTTTTATTAAAACGATAAATATCACCATTAGAATAACTGATTTTACCGTGAGAGCCACAACCTATCGCAAGATAATCACCAAATCGCCAGTAGTTTAAATTATGTTTACATTGAAAGCCTTTTTTTGCATAAGCAGAGGTTTCATATTGTTCATAACCTGCGTTTGTTAAAATTTGATGTCCTTGCTCAAAAATATCCCACAATTCATCGTCACAGGGTAGCGCAGGTGGGCGATAATAATATAAGGTATTTGGTTCAATAGTCAGTTGATACCAAGATAAATGAGGCGGGGAGAGTTCAACGGCTTGTTTTAGATCGCTTAATGCTTGATCTACAGATTGATTGGGTAAACCGTGCATTAAATCGATATTAAAACTTTTTAAACCAAATTTTGCAGAATGTTGTGCAAATCGTACCGCTTGTTTTGCCTCATTACCATCGTGAATACGTCCTAATTTTAATAATTTTTCAGGCTCAAAGCTTTGAATACCCATAGAAAGACGATTAATCCCCCCTTCAGCATAACCAATAAAACGCTCTGCCTCTGCAGTACCCGGATTTGCTTCTAACGTAATTTCAATATTTTCATCAAAATCAATTAACTGCTTAATTTCATTGAGTAAATATGCAATAGATTGCGGTGAAAACAGACTCGGCGTTCCCCCACCAATAAAAATAGAGTGTAGTTTACGTTGTTGTATCGCAGTTTGATGACGGATTAGATCCTGATGTAAATCTTTTAACAAATGCTGAATATAATCCTCTTCGGGAATAATTCCTTTTTGAGCGTGTGAGTTAAAATCACAATAAGGGCATTTTTGCACACACCAAGGGATATGGAGATAGAGGCTTAAAGGAGGAAGAGTAATGTTCATAAAATGTTCAAAAAGTAAAAGTATTCACATTATACAAGCTACAAGGCTATTCATAAACTCTTTTTTTATGATAGAATTATGACCCTATTTTTATTAAGACTATTAAGAGAGGGGAACATAAAAATGAAAAAACTATTATTAGCCAGTCTATTAGGATTAACTCTGACAACAAGTATTAATGCACAAGAGGTAAGTGGAGAAACCAATTTTAAAGTCACTATTCCTGAAGTGTTAGTCTTGTATCATTGGGATGAGGCGCATTTAACTTTTGAGAATATGGCAACAAACTATGGCGATACTACAATTCGCAATAAAACAGTAAATTTTGCAGATAATCAACCGTATACTTTAGATGGTGATGTAACTATAACAGACATACCTAGTTTTAAAAATGATGTCAAAGTAAAATTAAAAAATGCTTAGGCAGTAAGAAGTATTAGTAATGATAAAGTAACTTTAAAGCTAGAAGCTCAACAACCTACTCTAAAATTAGGAGGAGCAAGCAATGCATCTGAGAGTATTACAATTTCAGATCAGCAACTAAAACTTGGAAGTGAGACTCCTAATGCAACTATTGAGTTAAAATCACAATGGGCGCCACAACAAGGAGATATTTTATTTAATATGAACTTAGCTGGTGCAACTAAATCTGGTGAATATAAATCAGCAGATAAAGACACCTTTAAACTTACCTTAACAGGTAAATAATTTCACAATGAAACTATCTATTTCAAAAAAATATGTATTACTTGCTGTGGCATTTGCTACAGCGAGTTTTGTACATTCTACGCAAATCGTAGTAAAGAAAAATGGAGAATTGCCTCCACCTCAGTTAGGCATTACACCACCCCGTATTGAAAATACGGTTATGGTTAGCAAAGGAAAGCGATTAGATAAATCGTTTGTGATTTATAATTATAATCCCACTAAAGCTAAATCCATTAAATTGAGTTTAGTTGATGTAAATAAGGCAAAACGAGCAATCAAACCAAGTAAGAAAACCTTAGTGCCGTGGACAATTATTAACCCTAAAAACTTTGTGATTCCACCGAATGGGCAACAAACGGTGCGATTATCGATTCGACCGCCGTCAAATTTTCCTAAAAAGACCCATTATGCAATGTTAAAAATTGATAATCATATTGAAAGTCCACTCAATATTGATCAAAAAACTAAATCTATCACGGTTACCTTAGGGGCGAGTTATGGATTGCCGATAATTGTGACAACGAAGTAATGGCGTTTTCTCTTTTACTATAATAACAACAATAATAAAATAAATTTTTCGATCACTAATTGGATATTAGGGATTGAGGAGAGGGAAATGATTGATTCAATAAAATGTTCAACCAAGCATATCCTCAGTTACGCACTCCTTTTTACTGCGATCCCAAATTTGGGTTATGCTCAACAAAATGCAAATATAAATCATAATATTACAAATGAAATTGCATTAGTTGGGCTATTTGTCAATGATAAAGAAATTACCAATATTGATGTATTAAAAAATGACAAAGGCTACTATGTACCTTTAGATTTAATTGTTCAAGAAATGGGGATTTCTCCCTCTAATGAAACAGTTAAAGAGTGGCAATTTCATTTGCCACTGGGCGATGCCAATATACCTAAAACAGAGACGGTTTCTTATCAA
This DNA window, taken from Pasteurella skyensis, encodes the following:
- a CDS encoding IS30 family transposase — protein: MYKQLTLEQIYQISYGLQHKHSYRQIAKVVGCSATTIFNEVKRNTGTRGYNPRGANKMCRQRHRRKRKKITITPQVWSIIYFYLKKRFSPEQICYTVSKIKELGISPRGIYAYIKRHFHRKDEVYKYLRRGNKKYRKRSKSVGAIIRKIPNRVSIHDRPKEIETKEELEHWEADTIQGKGHHTGILTLVERKTAYTVIVKLEGKNARCLAKRCISTLLPYKEKVKSITFDNGVEFFSHEKIANELECKTYFADPNSPWQRGLNENTNGLIRQYFPKGTDLKSVAQEELDIVERELNLRPRKRRGFHSPSELF
- a CDS encoding HAD family hydrolase, coding for MFILDIDGCITDGKGQPIDLISLNQLKQQIHKAEQGTMLCTGRSALYVEAIAQMLDLKTWCICENGAYIYHTETEEIIYNPNITPETKQHLKEIQEILTTLPEFANISKIELGKEICISLNPIGVSIEYLYNLILDKVDLKGVHIAHSTTAVDITPLNVNKGNTLLWLSKEFNINLKDAISVGDTMGDISFMELCKQKACPNNASQQVKDIVDFVAKSTSTKGLIEIYQYYLLRK
- a CDS encoding tetratricopeptide repeat protein codes for the protein MNDKNIFDKIEALQDLKRYRQAIQLCLNHIGYQNEHNDALHCRLIECYICLDDLKNAEKFTKQALAKYPNNSDFYFYYAQIFNQKKLYDYAIEYIDKALALEPNFANYWYWKADILDSQLEYLEAKECILKALKENSNDTDFLNLYAIILLNLDDDKYNTILDKILSIDPHNIDALRLKAALEKTWWKQKQAYLKTLKLNPFDDTLHSLLKKNKLEFIAFFSSLFISLAILLTNLYFNVPVIANISLVLILIISLMPLVLYKIVYLFIFIAWFYVFYDTHQPVLSIIALSVHTYVSKLVLMIIKGTFLLISEYLTQLKNSREYKPKVNPKEFILAKIPFIVSVLIVGFYFLHIPQQSLKWTLYTALPFLLFFIQMGFDFKQLKKETINIIVTYGFLAFFNLIINGFYQPLAEISFEWVAYTLSILLTILIVYLIDFRDDDISSKNEENK
- the hemW gene encoding radical SAM family heme chaperone HemW, encoding MNITLPPLSLYLHIPWCVQKCPYCDFNSHAQKGIIPEEDYIQHLLKDLHQDLIRHQTAIQQRKLHSIFIGGGTPSLFSPQSIAYLLNEIKQLIDFDENIEITLEANPGTAEAERFIGYAEGGINRLSMGIQSFEPEKLLKLGRIHDGNEAKQAVRFAQHSAKFGLKSFNIDLMHGLPNQSVDQALSDLKQAVELSPPHLSWYQLTIEPNTLYYYRPPALPCDDELWDIFEQGHQILTNAGYEQYETSAYAKKGFQCKHNLNYWRFGDYLAIGCGSHGKISYSNGDIYRFNKTKHPKGYMRGEYLYQENQIEIDDRSFEYFMNRFRLLEATPKIEFEQYTGLNRNSVTQEIGKAIEKGYIIDTTNHWQITHKGKLFLNELLTIFLK
- a CDS encoding ATP-binding protein; this translates as MKKSEQKYQRSNEVLANKDDFKEEQEMDEVLAQGEKSFLFQKDLKLNFDDVAGLDELKKKANMKIIMPFKKPELFQKYNKKVGGGILMYGAPGCGKTFFAKAIAGECNATFFHVSINEILDMWLGNSEKNIAALFKQAREHKPAIIFIDELDALGGKRESNHASRASVINTFLAELDGFDTDNEGILVIGATNAPWEVDNAFKRTGRFDTMFFVTPPDESSRSKLFELLLKNIPHKDIDYGKLAQETNFYSGADIKGIVDKTTEVVLDEILEIGKERDIVTEDLLGVIATTNSTVLHWFELVENVLDYANETGEYDEVEEFVQFNKPNKPKKKRLMGFL